Below is a genomic region from Tepidiforma bonchosmolovskayae.
AGGAGCCGGCGGTGTTCTTCGCGCACGCGACGGGCTTCCATGCGCGGTGCTGGGACCAGGTGATCCGGCGGCTGCCGGGCGTCCGGGCGATCGCCGTCGACATGCGGGGCCATGGGCTGAGCGACAAACCGGAGCCGCCCTACCGGTGGTCGCACTTCGGCCGCGACGTGGCGGCGGCGGTCCGGGCGCTGGGGCTGCGCGGCGCACTGGCGGTCGGCCATTCGAAGGGCGGGCACGCGGTGACGCGGGCGGCGGCGCTGGAGCCGGGCGCGTTCGGGGCGCTGCTGCTGGTGGACCCGGTCATCGGACCGCGCGGCTTCCGGCGGGAGATGGGCGAGGACGAGCACTTCGCCGCCCGGCGCCGGAACGCGTGGAGTTCGCCGGAGGAGATGTTCGAGCGGTTCCGGGGACGGGAGCCGTTCTCGCGGTGGGACCCGGAGGTGCTGCGCGACTACTGCACGTACGGGCTGGTGCCCAACCCGGAGGGGGAGGGCTGCGTGCTGGCGTGTCCGCCGCGGATCGAGGCGGCGGTTTACGCGGGCGCCTATTCGGACCCGGAGGGCGACGACGTCTACGACGCGCTTGCGCGGGTGACGGTGCCGGTGCGGGTGCTGCGGGCGCGGCAGCGTGCGGCGGATGCGCCGATGGACATGAGCGGCTCGCCGACGGCGCCGGACCTCGCGCGGCATTTCGCCCGCGGGGAGGACGTGCCGGTGCCGCAGTATTCGCACTTCATCCCGATGGAGGACCCGGGCTTCGTGGCGGGGCAGGTGCGGGAGATGCTGGCGCTGCTCACGGGGGCGGCGAAATGACCGGGCAGAAGGGGCTACAATCGGGCCGTGACTGAGCTTTCGGTGGTGATCAGCGGGACGGGCCGGATGGGCCGGCAGGTTGCGGCAGCGGTGCTCGCGGAGCCGGGCATGACGCCGGCGGCGTACATCGACGGGCTGGCCGAACGGGGGGCGATGGACGGCATCCCGGTGTTCCGGGAGGCCGGAGTCGGGCTGGACGAAGCGAAGCCGCACGTGGTGGTCGACTTTACGAACGCGGCCTGGACTCCGGTGATTGCCAAGGCGGCGCTGGAGCGGGGCATCCCGCTGGTCATCGGGACCACCGGGCTGAGCGCCGATTTCATGGCGTGGCTTGAGGCGGAAACGAAGGCGCGCGGCGTGGGCGCCGTGGTTGCGGCGAACTTCGCGATCAGCGCGGTGCTGATGATGCACTTCGCGAAGCTGGCGGCGCAGTTCTTCGACCACGCGGAGATCATCGAGCTGCACCACGACGGGAAGGCGGACAGCCCTTCGGGAACGGCGAAGGCGACGGCGGAGGGGATGGTGGCGGCGCGGGGGCGGCCGTTCGTGCACCCGGAGCCGGAGGTGGAGACGGTGGCGGGCGCGCGCGGGGCGGAGCTGGGCGGGGTGGCGATCCACGCGGTGCGGCTGCCGGGGCTGGTCGCGCACCAGGAGGTGATCTTCGGCGGCCAGGGGCAGCTGCTGACGATCCGGCAGGACAGCACCGGCAGGGATTCGTTCATGCCGGGCGTGCTGCTCGCAATCCGCGAGGTGCTCGGGCGGCGTGAGCTGGTGGTCGGGCTCGACCGGCTGCTCGGGCTGGCGTAGCAGCAGCGGGCCGTTCAGGCGCCGCGGCGGCCGGCGTAGGCGCGGCCGTACGGCCCAAGCCGCTCCCCGGCGAGGTCGGCCTGGCGCGCGGTGAACCGGCGGCGGAGGGCCGAGACCAGGGGCGCGAGTGCGCGGGCGGCTTCCGGGTCGCGTTCGAAACGGAGCCGGACGATGAGCCCGCCGAAGGGGTCGGGGTCGACCGTCACGAGACGGGCAGGGATTTCGGCATGCCATTCGCCGCCGGGCGTTTCGAGGCGGAGGACGACGGTCTCGGTGGCGGGGACCGGCTGGCGGACGGTCACAGCGGCGCCGGCGATCGAGATATCGATGAGCGCGCCATCGGCAATGACGCTGCCGCCGGCGAGAAGGCGGCAGGGGAGGTCGGCGGGCACACGCGGGGCACGCCGGCGGGAGGCGACGCCGTTGAAGGTCTCCATACTCTGAGTTTCGGACGGGATTGCGCCGGCGTTCAGGCCGGGGGCGTCAGTTGACCTGGCGCTCGCGGCCGGCCCAGTAGGGTGCGCGGAGTTCGCGCTTGAGGATCTTGCCGGAGGGGTTGCGCGGGAGCGCTTCAGCGAAGTCGATCGACTTCGGCACCTTGTAGCCGGCGATCCGTTCGCGGGCGAAGGCGATCAGCTCCTCGGGCGTGACCTCCATCCCGGGCTTCTTGACGACGATCGCCTTGACGGCTTCGCCCCATTTGTCGTCGGGGACGCCGATGACTGCGACGTCGGCGACTGCGGGGTGGCCGAAGAGGGCGGACTCGACCTCAGCCGGGTACACGTTTTCGCCGCCGGAGACGATCATGTCTTTGACGCGGTCGTAGATGTAGACGTAGCCGTCGGCGTCCATGTAGCCGGCGTCGCCGGTGTAGAACCAGCCGTCGCGGATGGCTTTGGCGGTCTCCTCCGGGAGGTTCCAGTACCCCTTCATCACCTGCTTCGAGCGGCAGATGATTTCGCCGACCTCGCCGACGGGGAGGTCGCGGCCTTCGGGGTCGACGATGCGGAGTTCGACGCCGGGGAGCGGCTTTCCGCAGGAGCGCATGCGGGGGTTGCCGTTGGGGTCGTGGTCTTCGGGCGGGAGGTAGGTGACGGCGCCGGTGGTTTCGGTGAGGCCGTAGAGCTGGGCGAACTGGCACTTGAAGGTGGCGACGGCGTTGCGCAGGAGGTCGAGCGGGATGGGCGAGGCGCCGTAGGCGATGAACTGGAGGCTGGAGAAGTCGGTTTCCTGGACGCCGGGCGTCTGCAGGAGGAAGAGGAGGACCGCGGGGACGAAGATGGCGCGGGTGACGCGGTACTCGGGGATGACCTTCAGGATTTCGGCGGGGACGACGTCGCGGAGGACGATGTCCTTCGCGCCGGCGTAGAGGCCGACGATGCCCCAGCCGCTGCCGGCGATGTGGAAGAGGGGCATGACGACAAGGTTGACATCGTTGTCGGACCAGCGGGGCCCCCAGCTGCGGACAGCGCCGGGGAGGAGGGCGAAGAAGTTGCCGTTGGTGAGCTGGGCGCCCTTGGGGTGGCCGGTGGTGCCGCTGGTGTACATCTGGATGGCGACGTCGTCTTCGCCGGTGGGGACGCGCGGGTCTTCGGCGGACCGGGCATCGCGCCATTCGGGGTAGTACTGCCAGCCCTCGTGCGGGGCATCGATGGCGATGACGGTTTTAACGGTCCGCAGTTCGGGGAGGATCTTTTCGATGACGGGGAAGAACTCCTGGCCGACGAAGAGGGCTTCGGCCATGGCGTCATTAATAATGTAGGCAACTTCGGGCGGCGCGAGGCGCCAGTTGACGGCGACCATGACCTGGTTCGCCTTGGCGGCGCCGAAGAGGACTTCGAAGAAGCGGTCGGAGTTCTTATCGAGGTAGGCCACGCGGGCCTGGGGGCCGAGGCCCGCGGCGATGAGGCCGTTGGCGACGCGGCTGGCGCGCTCGTCGAGTTCGCGGTAGGTGGTTTCGCGGCCCTGGTAGACGAGGGCGACGGCGTTGGGGCGCGCGGCGGCGTGGGTGCGGGTGATATCGGCGAGGCAGGCGATATCGATGTCGGTGGTCACGCGGGCCTCCGGTGCACGTGGTGGCACGGGATCGTGCCACCTGACTGGCCGTCTGGCAAGGCGCGGGCCGTGGGGGGACGGACCGAGGGCGCCCGGGGTATACCCGGGCGCCCTCGGGAGGATGGGTGCGGAGGCTCAGGCGCGGCGGCGGCTCAGCGCGAGGAGGCCGAGGCCGGAGGCAAGGAGGACGAGCCCAGCGGCGAGCGGCCAGCCGGGGAGCCCGGCAGCGGGCGCGCCCGTGCCCGTGGCGGGCGGCCGGGGCGTGGGCTGAGCGGTGACTTCGCCGGCCACGGAGGTCACGGACGGAGTCGGCGACGGGCTGGGCGACGCGGTCGGCTGCTCAATCGGCGCGGGCGGAGCGGGCGTCGCGGGCGGGGCAGGGGTTGCCGGCGGGGCGGGCGGGGGGGGGGGGGGTGGGAGGCGGCGGCGGGGGCGCGCAGCGCGGGTCGGCGGGGTCGACGCACGGCGGGTTGAAGTCGCGGATGTTCAGGAAGTCCACCGTCACCGTCTCGCCGCCCTGCTGCGGCTGGACCGTCTGCGTCACGAACTGCGGCGTCCAGCCGGGCTGGAGCGTCTCGGTGATGGTGTAGCTGCAGCCGACCGCTGGCGGCAGGTCCGGGAATTCGACGACGCCGTCCGCGCCGGTTGTCCCCGTCAGCGGACCCACGCCGCAGCCTTCGAGCGTGAACTGCCAGCCCGGGCCGTCGGAGGTGAAGCCGACGACGTTCAGGGTCTTATGGACGCGGATGGTGACGGGGCAGCGCGCCGGGTCGCCCTTGAGGATGACGGAGGCCGAGTCCTGGAGTTTGACGTCGACCTTCGGGAACGTCGAGTACGGCATCGTCTCGGCGAGGAGGTGCACCATGGCAGTGTTGGAGATGACCTGGTCCTCGCAGGTGCGCTGCGGGAGCTGCTTCGGGCGGACGCGGAACCGGATTTCGAGGCCGTTGACGTCGGCAGAGAAGGACTTGCATTCGTCGTTGCGCAGGGCGAACGACGCGAGGCCGTATTCGAACCAGGGCATTGGGGGCGTACCGCAGCTGGCCTTAACGGCGTGCGGGCCATCGATGACGGACACGCCGGGGTCGTAGAAGTTGATGTGGAGCGAGTCGGGCGTGCGGAGCCGGTAGCTGCTGGAGAGGACGATATCGAAGGCGATGTCGGCCGGGTCATCGACGACGGGGATGACCGGCGTCTTGGTCAGCGAGAAGGCGTCGAGCTGGGCGGCGCTGCCGGTGCGGTTGATGATCGTGACCGTACAGTCGGGGGCATTGCCTGCGCCAGGACTCGGCTCCTTGAGTTCTTCGAGCGCACACGTTCCGGGGTAGAGGAAAAGGACGGCGCCGCCGGCCGGGAGCGGCACGGGCAAAGAGGCGCCGCCGCCGCGCGGCTGGTAGGTGAATAAGGCGGTCCAGGGGGCCTGGGGTTCTTCATAGATGAGTACCTTCGTCGGCGTGTCGAAGGTGAACTTCTCGCAGACAGCGCCATTGGGACCGGGCGTTGTGATGACCGGCCAGAAGTTGTTGCTGCCGACCTTGATGGCGAACTTCGCCTCGGACTCAAGGCGTTCGACGCCTTCGACCTGCTTGCAGACGACGAGCGTGGCCTGCTGCGACTGGACCTGGGCTGCATCGGAACCGTCGAGGACGACGGCGCGGGCCGTAGCGCCGAACGCCGCAAGGGCAAGGAGCACCATGCCGACGAGGGCTGCGGGCCGGGTGAGCGAACGACAAATTCTGACCGTGGAGCGCACGCTGCGTTCCTGCCTCCTGGGAGAACGGGAATAGGTGTGCCGTGCCAGCGGACCGGACCGGGGCTGACTCGATCTGGACCGCTGTGCGCCCCGAGTCTTACACCCAATCGCGACATCCGTTGCCGTACAGCGAAAGTTTGGTGGGTTCCGGGGGGCCGGAATTTATAGAAATTCCGTGAAAATTTGCGGGTCAGCGGCGGCGGGCGAGGGCGAGGAGGCCGAGGCCGGATGCGAAGAGGAACAGGCCGGCCGTGAGCGGCCAGCCGGGGAGCCCGGCAGCGGGCGCGCCCGTGCCCGCTGCGGGCGGCCGGGGAGTGGTCCCGGGGACGGCGACGCCTGCAACTGTGGTCACTGAGGGGGGCGGCGAGGATGCGGGTGAAGCCGTCGCCTGCTGCTCCGGGTCCGCAGTGGCGGAGGGGGCCACGAACGAAGGGCCTGGTGGCGGTGCCGGCGGGTCGGGAGACGCCTGGTCGGGCGAGGTCGGAGGCGGCGGCGGGGGCGCGCAGCGCGGGTCGGCGGGGTCGACACACGGCGGGTTGAAGTTGCGGATGTTCAGGAACTCCACCGTCACGGTTTCGCCGCCCTGCTGCGGCTGGACCGCCTGGGTCACGAACTGCGGCGTCCAGCCGGGCTGCACCGTCTCGGTGATGGTATAGCTGCAGCCGACCGCTGGCGGCAGGTCCGGGAAATCGACGACGCCGTCCGCGCCGGTCGTGCCGGTCAGCGGTCCGACGCCGCAGCCTTCGAGGGTGAACTGCCAGCCCGGGCCGTTGGAGGTGAAGCCGACGACATTCAGGGTCTTATGGACGCGGATGGTGACGGGGGCTGCGCGGACCGGCGCCGGGCTGGAGCCGGCCGCAGCGGACGGGGTGGCCGTGGCGGTCGGCGTCGGGGTAGGCGTCAGGGTCGCGGTGGGCGTCGCGGTGGCGGTGGGCGTCGGCGTGGCCGTGGGCGTCGCGGTGGCGGTTGGGGTGGCGGTCGGCGTGGCGGTCGGGGTGGCGGTTGGCGTGGCGGTCGGGGTGGCCGTCGGGGTGGCGGTGGGGGTCGGGGTGGCCGTCGGGGTCGGCGTGGCCGTCGGGGTCGGCGTGGCGGTTGGCGTGGCGGTTGGCGTGGCGGTTGGCGTGGCGGTCGGGGTCGGGGATTCGTAGGCGACCCGGACGCAGACGACCGTCCGCTGTCCGGCCACAATTGCGACGGTCGGCGGGACTGCGTTCCAGGAGGCGGCGTCCCCAGGCGGGCAGGCAGCCGAGGTGCCGTACGACCCGGCGGCCCAGCCAGTCACGCTCCAGCCAGCCGGCAGTGTCGACGCCGCCAGCGTGTAGTTTCCCGCAGCCAGGCCAACCGGCGTGCCGAACGAGCCGACCTGTACGCTCCAGCTGGCAACAGCGGTCGCGTCCTGATTGGAGGTTCCCGAGATCGTGGCGGACCCCGGCGGACTTGCTGATGCAGGGTCGAGCGAAGCGCCGACGATGAGCACCCCGCCGGAGAAGGTGTTTCGGACGCAGACTTTCTGGTTGCCGGTCCCGGGAGGGATGGCGCCCGAGGTGCCGATGTAGCCGCTCGCCGGGCAGGGATCGGTGGTTCGTGAAAGCACCTTGTAGCCGCCGAGGGTCCAGCCGGACGGCGGGGTGTTTTCGGTAACGATGTGCTCGAGGTTCTGCGGGACGGTGAAATCCTGGAACAGCTGGGCCGTGGACGCCGACCACGACGCACTGATGCCACTGCCGCCGCCGTTGGTGATGGTCCCGGTGAAGGTCGTCGGCGGGGCGATACCATACGTATCCACGATGACCTTTTCGACGCGAATGGTGCGCGTAGCGTTCGTGGCCCGGGCGCCGGCAGCCATGACGGTGAGGATGCCGGCGAGCAAAATGACGAAGAAGAGGGCGACCAAAGCGGGGCGCGGCAGCACCGGGCGCACTCCTGACAAGGGGTCCGCTCACGAGCCGGTCGCCGCTCACGACACCGCCTGTTTCCCAGCCTGCGGGACGCCAACCCGGAAGCGGCGGGATTGTGGGGAGGCGGTCAGGAGGGTGTCAAGGGGGCTGCGGGAGGGTGGACAGGAACTGGCATTCCCGGCATTGCGATTCTGTATCTCCGGGGTCGGTTAGGGTGGCCCGGGTCTGAGCCGGGCGACGCGCCGGCCGGCGGTACAGCGGGCCTGCTTCCACCGCGCGGAATAGCTGCCAGGCGGACGGGGGATGGCGCGTGTGCCGAATTAAGGGGCTCTCGATGAGTGGCGGGGTTCGTTCGTGCGCAGCCGCGCAGCGGGCATCGCGTTCCGTGGGAACCTGGGCGGTCGGCGCCCAAACTGGGGAACGCTCTCCCCCAAAATGAAGCCACCATCTCGAGATGTTGGAAACGGACGCCCAGAAGGATTCGTGAACATGAACCATCAGTCCCTCAATCAAGACACCATCTGGAGATGGTGGAAACCTCGGGAGTGTGGACCCACCTGCGCTGATCCTCAGAACGCCCTCAATGAAGCCACCATCTGGAGTGGTGGAAACACCGCGCGACCGAATCGCTCGACGACGTGCAGGAGCACCCTCAATGAAGCGACCATCTGGAGATGGTGGAAACGGGCACAGCCAACGCAAGCGTTTTCAATCTCGTCGCCCCTCAATGAAGCCACCATCTGGAGATGGTGGAAACATACTCCCCCCCTTGGGTCGCCTCGACCCCCCATCCCGGGGCCCTCAATGAAACCACCATCTGGAGATGGTCTCAACAACCAGCAGATTCGCTGGAATGATGCAGACAGCCAACCCTCAATGAAGCCACCATCTGGAGATGGTGGAAGCTGGGTTGGTGATGAGGTTTTCGAGCAGATAGTCGCGCCCTCAATGAAGCCACCATCTGGAGATGGTGGAAACGCGTCCTTGAACGGCGTGAGCCCGGCGAGCGCGTCGTCACCCTCAATGAAGCCACCATCTGGAGATGGTGGAAACTGCCGTTTGCAAATATCGCCCGCGTTGCCACGACTACGCCCTCAATGAAGCCACCATCTGGAGATGGTGGAAACACAGCTGACTGGCGGCTGGCTGCCCTCGGATGAGGGCCCTCAATGAAGCCACCATCTGGAGATGGTGGAAACTCGTTTGGCGCCCCGCAGTTAACGGCAACGCCATCCACCCTCAATGAAGCCACCATCTGGAGATGGTGGAAACCTCGGCGAGCGGCGTTGGGCATACGCCCGGGCCGCCCCTCAATGAAGCCACCATCTGGAGATGGTGGAAACGCCAGCCTTGAAGCCGACAGCACCGTTGGATGCAACCATCCCTCAATGAAGCCACCATCTGGAGATGGTGGAAACCGGTGGAAAACCCTGCGAGGAACGATGACGGCTCGCTGCCCTCAATGAAGCCACCATCTGGAGATGGTGGAAATCTCACGATGGTGCCGGACCTCTTCCGGAAGGCCGGCGGCCCCTCAATGAAGCCACCATCTGGAGATGGTGGAAACTATATCCATGATTTTTTGCCGCAGAATAGACATTGTCCCCTCAATGAAGCCACCATCTGGAGATGGTGGAAACGCGCCCTCGCTCGTGTCCCAGTGGGGTATTGCCATCTACCCTCAATGCAGCCACCATCTGGAGATGGTGGAAACCAACAACTCGGTCAACACCATCGACAACATCGACTGGGCCCTCAATGAAGCCACCATCTGGAGATGGTGGAAACCATGGATCTGCCCGACGTGGATTGCGCTCGGCCACCAGGCCCCTCAATGAAGCCACCATCTGGAGATGGTGGAAACAAGGCCATTCACCACACGCTCCCGAGATACGTATCGCCCCTCAATGAAGCCACCATCTGGAGATGGTGGAAACGTCAGGCGCTGGAGGTAGCTGTACGGGTCGGCGCTCCCCTCAATGAAGCCACCATCTGGAGATGGTGGAAACGGGCGCCCGCGGGAATCGGCCCCGGGCGAAACCCCGAGGCCCTCAATGAAGCCACCATCTGGAGATGGTGGAAACAGGAGGGACGTAGCGGCCACCCGGCGGACCTTGCCGGCCCCTCAATGAAGCCACCATCTGGAGACGATGGAAACCCGGAGATCGTGAACCAGCTTGCAAAGGTTATGCGCCCCTCAATGAAGCCACCATCTGGAGATGGTGGAAACGTCAGGCGCTGGAGGTAGCTGTACGGGTCGGCGCTCCCCTCAATGAAGCCACCATCTGGAGATGGTGGAAACGCCCAAGGGCAGCTACGCGTATGTGATCTTCTTTTTTCCCTCAATGAAGCCACCATCTGGAGATGGTGGAAACACGGATGGCCCGCATCGATAGTCACGATTAGTCAGGATCCCTCAATGAAGCCACCATCTGGAGATGGTGGAAACTCCAGCTGCTTCCTGAGCTGCTCCGATAGACGGATGGCCCTCAATGAAGCCACCATCTGGAGATGGTGGAAACCGCCGGCGTGCGGCCTGCGGGGACTGCCGCGCAGAGACAGCCCCCTCAATGAAGCCACCATCTGGAGATGGTGGAAACCGCCGGCGTGCGGCCTGCGGGGACTGCCGCGCAGAGACAGCCCCCTCAATGAAGCCACCATCTGGAGATGGTGGAAACCACGACGGCCACCTCGCCCTCCTCCGGCGCATTCCGCCCTCAATGAAGCCACCATCTGGAGATGGTGGAAACTTGCCGTGCGGCAGGAGGAGACGATCACGCCGCGCGGCCCCTCAATGAAGCCACCATCTGGAGATGGTGGAAACCATAGGGCATGCCACTGGGCCAACGGCGAGGGCGGCGACCCTCAATGAAGCCACCATCTGGAGATGGTGGAAACCAACCTAGCCACGATAAGGACGTATCGACTCCACCCTCCCCTCAATGAAGCCACCATCTGGAGATGGTGGAAACATGGTGAACTCCCAGCCGTTGTAGCGGGTGGAGAGCTCCCCTCAATGAAGCCACCATCTGGAGATGGTGGAAACGAACAGCTCCTCGTTCGAGATCGCGAGCGAGCCGTAGTCCCCTCAATGAAGCCACCATCTGGAGATGGTGGAAACAGCATCTTGCCGGGCGGATTGAGCCCTCTCAATCGCCCTCAATGAAGCCACCATCTGGAGATGGTGGAAACAGCATAGCGTCCCGGGACTGCCACGTGCCGGTGGCGATCCCTCAATGAAGCCACCATCTGGAGATGGTGGAAACAACAGCTGCGCCCACCTGAGGGAGGCTGGGGCTACGACCCCTCAATGAAGCCACCATCTGGAGATGGTGGAAACCGGCGGCTCGTGACAATGACTACGGGCCGCGGCTCCGGCGCCCCTCAATGAAGCCACCATCTGGAGATGGTGGAAACCTGTGCCGACCGGGTCGTCCAGCGCGGTCGCCGCGCTCCCTCAATGAAGCCACCATCTGGAGATGGTGGAAACTCGGCGGCGGCGGGGACCAGGTGCGGCCGCGACGGCACCCTCAATGAAGCCACCATCTGGAGATGGTGGAAACGCACGCGCCGCGCCGCATACGCCGCCGCCACGCACGCGTGCCCTCAATGAAGCCACCATCTGGAGATGGTGGAAACTCCGTGACGCATGCGCAGAAAGTGAGCGGTGGCGGAACCCCTCAATGAAGCCACCATCTGGAGATGGTGGAAACGCGCGCGGGTCAGCCGCGCGCGCGGCATCGGCCGATGCCCCCTCAATGAAGCCACCATCTGGAGATGGTGGAAACTCGAGAAGTGCAGCTGTGGAGCCCGGCGGCGCGTTGAAGCCCTCAATGAAGCCACCATCTGGAGATGGTGGAAACACGATCTCGTCTTTGGCATTGCCCGCCCGCTTACCCTCCCTCAATGAAGCCACCATCTGGAGATGGTGGAAACGAAGGGCCCGCCGCGCGTCTTTCTTGCCGGTGGCCACGATCCCTCAATGAAGCCACCATCTGGAGATGGTGGAAACGTGACGGGGCCTGAGGGCCAGACCAGCTGGCTCGACAACCCTCAATGAAGCCACCATCTGGAGATGGTGGAAACAGCCACGAGGTCATGGGCGATGTCCCGGTGAAGGTACCCTCAATGAAGCCACCATCTGGAGATGGTGGAAACGGCCCACCCCGCGTCGCGGAGTGTCTCGACGAGCCACCACCCTCAATGAAGCCACCATCTGGAGATGGTGGAAACGCGCAGGTTCGGCGGGCGTGACGCCCGCCTTGAAGGCGGTCCCCTCAATGAAGCCACCATCTGGAGATGGTGGAAACACCCCGAGTTCGCCGAACTGGTCGACGCGGCGGCGTCGCCCTCAATGAAGCCACCATCTGGAGATGGTGGAAACGCGCGCGCGAGGCGACTGTTGCGGCTGCTGCGGGAG
It encodes:
- a CDS encoding alpha/beta fold hydrolase — protein: MNEGMRTDAPRAFRVPGDGVELQAYEWAGEEPAVFFAHATGFHARCWDQVIRRLPGVRAIAVDMRGHGLSDKPEPPYRWSHFGRDVAAAVRALGLRGALAVGHSKGGHAVTRAAALEPGAFGALLLVDPVIGPRGFRREMGEDEHFAARRRNAWSSPEEMFERFRGREPFSRWDPEVLRDYCTYGLVPNPEGEGCVLACPPRIEAAVYAGAYSDPEGDDVYDALARVTVPVRVLRARQRAADAPMDMSGSPTAPDLARHFARGEDVPVPQYSHFIPMEDPGFVAGQVREMLALLTGAAK
- the dapB gene encoding 4-hydroxy-tetrahydrodipicolinate reductase, with protein sequence MTELSVVISGTGRMGRQVAAAVLAEPGMTPAAYIDGLAERGAMDGIPVFREAGVGLDEAKPHVVVDFTNAAWTPVIAKAALERGIPLVIGTTGLSADFMAWLEAETKARGVGAVVAANFAISAVLMMHFAKLAAQFFDHAEIIELHHDGKADSPSGTAKATAEGMVAARGRPFVHPEPEVETVAGARGAELGGVAIHAVRLPGLVAHQEVIFGGQGQLLTIRQDSTGRDSFMPGVLLAIREVLGRRELVVGLDRLLGLA
- a CDS encoding PilZ domain-containing protein, with amino-acid sequence METFNGVASRRRAPRVPADLPCRLLAGGSVIADGALIDISIAGAAVTVRQPVPATETVVLRLETPGGEWHAEIPARLVTVDPDPFGGLIVRLRFERDPEAARALAPLVSALRRRFTARQADLAGERLGPYGRAYAGRRGA
- a CDS encoding fatty acid--CoA ligase produces the protein MTTDIDIACLADITRTHAAARPNAVALVYQGRETTYRELDERASRVANGLIAAGLGPQARVAYLDKNSDRFFEVLFGAAKANQVMVAVNWRLAPPEVAYIINDAMAEALFVGQEFFPVIEKILPELRTVKTVIAIDAPHEGWQYYPEWRDARSAEDPRVPTGEDDVAIQMYTSGTTGHPKGAQLTNGNFFALLPGAVRSWGPRWSDNDVNLVVMPLFHIAGSGWGIVGLYAGAKDIVLRDVVPAEILKVIPEYRVTRAIFVPAVLLFLLQTPGVQETDFSSLQFIAYGASPIPLDLLRNAVATFKCQFAQLYGLTETTGAVTYLPPEDHDPNGNPRMRSCGKPLPGVELRIVDPEGRDLPVGEVGEIICRSKQVMKGYWNLPEETAKAIRDGWFYTGDAGYMDADGYVYIYDRVKDMIVSGGENVYPAEVESALFGHPAVADVAVIGVPDDKWGEAVKAIVVKKPGMEVTPEELIAFARERIAGYKVPKSIDFAEALPRNPSGKILKRELRAPYWAGRERQVN
- a CDS encoding MSCRAMM family protein, whose translation is MRSTVRICRSLTRPAALVGMVLLALAAFGATARAVVLDGSDAAQVQSQQATLVVCKQVEGVERLESEAKFAIKVGSNNFWPVITTPGPNGAVCEKFTFDTPTKVLIYEEPQAPWTALFTYQPRGGGASLPVPLPAGGAVLFLYPGTCALEELKEPSPGAGNAPDCTVTIINRTGSAAQLDAFSLTKTPVIPVVDDPADIAFDIVLSSSYRLRTPDSLHINFYDPGVSVIDGPHAVKASCGTPPMPWFEYGLASFALRNDECKSFSADVNGLEIRFRVRPKQLPQRTCEDQVISNTAMVHLLAETMPYSTFPKVDVKLQDSASVILKGDPARCPVTIRVHKTLNVVGFTSDGPGWQFTLEGCGVGPLTGTTGADGVVEFPDLPPAVGCSYTITETLQPGWTPQFVTQTVQPQQGGETVTVDFLNIRDFNPPCVDPADPRCAPPPPPPTPPPPARPAGNPCPARDARSARAD